ATCAGTTGAATTTGTTCACGTTCAATTCCACTAGTTGAAAAAGCTTTTCCGAATGATTCTTCTGTAGTGTATCCGCCGTAAATATCGGCATGATCAAAAGTTGTATTTCCTTCTTCTAAACAAAAATGAATGAGCTCATCCATTTCCTTAGTTGAGAAATTCTTTCCCCAAATTCCCCATGACATACAACCTATTATAATATCAGAAAGTTTAGTTTTCATTTTTATTAAGTAAAGTAGCACTAGCCTGTGCTGTAGGATAAACAATTAAATCTTCAATATTCACATGATAAGGTCTTGTTACCACAAAATGAATAATATCTGCAATATCTTCAGGTTGCAAAGCTTTATAACCTTGATACACCTTTTTAGCTCTATCTGTATCTCCTTTAAATCTAACATCAGAGAATTCAGTTTCAACTAATCCAGGATGAATTGCGCTTACTCGAATATTATATTGATTCAAATCCAGACGCATTCCTTTATTTAATGCATTTACAGCGAATTTTGAAGCACAATACACATTTCCGTTTGCATATACTTCTTTTCCAGCAATAGATCCAATATTTAAGATAAACCCTGTATTCCTTTTAATCATCCCAGGAATAATAGCTTTAGAAACGTATAATAACCCTTTTACGTTTCCATCAATCATTGCATCCCAATCGTCAATGCTACCGTCTTGTATTGTGGCAAGACCATGAGCATTTCCAGCATTATTAATAAGAATGTCAATATCATTAAAGTTATCGGGTAAACTTTCAATAGCATTAAAAACCTCTTCTTTAAAACGAACGTCAAACTGTAAAGTATGTACTTCGGTGAATTGAGAAAGGTCGTTTTTTATTTCTTGTAGTTTTTCTGTTCTACGACCACATAAAACCAAGCGGATGTTATTTTGAGCAAATAAATATGCAGTAGCTTTACCTATTCCTGAGGTAGCTCCTGTTATAAAAGCAGTTAAAGGCATGTGTAAATTTAGTTTTTTATAAAGGTATACTTTTTATGTAAACCCTATGTTATAAAAAATAGAAAACCGCCTTCTGAGGAGGCGGTTTCTTGTGTTGGTTTTCAAAAAACCAACCAAAAATCAACTAACCAAACTTTATTTTAAAACTCTTCTAATAATCTTATTTCTTTTAATTTTAGTACGTTTTCTTCCACTATTCCTTACAGCTTCCTTCTTAACTTTTGAATCTCCTTTTTTATACAAGATAAATCCTCTTCCTGTGAAAACGTATGTTGTGTTACTACTTAGGTGAAATAGCTCTATTGTTCCATCATTAATAACGCTCAATTCAAATTCTTCAGTATCTCCTCCATCATAATAAAGTGTTAAAAACTTTAAGTCGTCATAATCTTGAATATCCTCTACTTTATAGCTACCTACATAGTCCCAATTAATTAGATCAACATTTGTGCCAAAATTATCTTGAGAAGAGTAAAACGTTGTGATATTTTCTGGAGTAAACTGTAAGAAGTGCTCACTATCAAATGGATTTGGAGTACCATTTGCTGCTCCAGTTCTTTCCCAAGCTACATACTCTTGCAAGAAATACTCAATATTGTCATAAAACAACATGTCATAATCGAAATTATTTCTTTGATATCCAACAAGGAAATAACTAGTATTGCTTTGTAAATCGTTTAATCTTATTTCGTTTGCAGATATTTGAATAACTTCAAAGCTGTAAGACCCATCTAAATCGTGACGAGTTTCTAATACTCCATCAACAAAAGTTCTATAGCTTCCAACATGAATTCCTAATCCATTTCCTGTTATTCCTATATCTACGATGTTATTATTTGCATATAAATCTCCGT
This genomic window from Tenacibaculum sp. 190524A05c contains:
- a CDS encoding SDR family NAD(P)-dependent oxidoreductase, which gives rise to MPLTAFITGATSGIGKATAYLFAQNNIRLVLCGRRTEKLQEIKNDLSQFTEVHTLQFDVRFKEEVFNAIESLPDNFNDIDILINNAGNAHGLATIQDGSIDDWDAMIDGNVKGLLYVSKAIIPGMIKRNTGFILNIGSIAGKEVYANGNVYCASKFAVNALNKGMRLDLNQYNIRVSAIHPGLVETEFSDVRFKGDTDRAKKVYQGYKALQPEDIADIIHFVVTRPYHVNIEDLIVYPTAQASATLLNKNEN